The Candidatus Accumulibacter similis genome has a segment encoding these proteins:
- a CDS encoding PEP-CTERM sorting domain-containing protein, with amino-acid sequence MRTLFRCMLAPALAIACTSATAAFVIDGRQTLLQVSTQFGFVGSINSATDSRQYTSLTSDLQTQLAGSDSGSGAVGDGSWIANYQYQLDQSIDHLPAGGFAASASVTLFAFAADQGVAAVDAHSGNRLELSFHLNTDESYVFTGITTDLASVMLEELTGSGIWTPLATPAAGAFHYHLRLAAGQYRFAAISSGYHDSSQGAGSSWSVQLMTVPEPGSLLLLGTAAGIGIVTGRRQRRYAQQAPEAVIAAAMPSCCQPQPPRGRQDLPARRW; translated from the coding sequence ATGAGAACGCTCTTCCGCTGCATGTTGGCGCCTGCCTTGGCAATCGCCTGCACCTCCGCCACCGCTGCCTTCGTCATCGACGGACGACAGACCCTGTTGCAGGTGTCGACACAGTTCGGCTTTGTCGGCAGCATCAACTCCGCGACGGACTCGCGGCAGTACACCAGCCTGACGTCCGACCTGCAGACGCAACTGGCCGGCAGTGACAGTGGCAGCGGGGCGGTCGGAGACGGTTCGTGGATCGCCAACTACCAGTACCAGCTCGATCAGTCGATCGACCATCTGCCGGCCGGCGGCTTCGCCGCGAGTGCCTCGGTGACCCTCTTTGCCTTCGCCGCAGACCAGGGCGTCGCTGCGGTCGACGCACATTCGGGAAACCGCCTGGAGTTGAGCTTCCACCTGAACACCGACGAGTCGTATGTGTTCACCGGCATCACCACCGACCTCGCCAGCGTGATGCTCGAGGAACTCACCGGCAGCGGCATCTGGACTCCACTGGCCACGCCAGCTGCGGGCGCCTTCCACTACCACCTGCGGCTGGCCGCCGGGCAGTATCGCTTTGCTGCCATCAGCAGTGGCTACCACGACTCTTCCCAGGGAGCCGGGTCTTCCTGGTCGGTGCAGTTGATGACGGTACCCGAACCGGGGTCCCTGCTGCTGCTGGGAACGGCCGCGGGCATCGGCATCGTCACTGGTCGCCGCCAGCGGCGGTACGCACAGCAGGCGCCAGAGGCCGTGATCGCTGCAGCCATGCCGAGCTGCTGCCAGCCACAGCCACCCCGTGGCCGCCAGGATCTGCCAGCTCGGCGGTGGTGA
- a CDS encoding DNRLRE domain-containing protein, whose product MSYTDRAKAVTLAPLLLLAALAQPAQAATTLTLQPDEAASQDVFVYEFAIPGAFGIATAARVTNLDSQTLNSLSPLPAVPFGNFLGSSNTVPLIGAQGESRAHDTRSLLRFDPGALGIAAGQVVSASLRLFALPGLPPFDNPTPAQAITTALHRVTESWSETGVTWETQPAVSGPVTSVTQDGVNQWVSFDVTALVRDWLADPAGNFGVELRQPDIVIAASGKPLASLYASSAWADAGLRPMLEISAIPEPPTAALLAGGLGLFGWVRRRRQMA is encoded by the coding sequence ATGTCGTACACCGACCGAGCGAAAGCCGTCACACTCGCCCCGCTCCTGCTCCTCGCCGCGCTGGCGCAGCCGGCGCAGGCGGCAACGACCCTGACGCTGCAGCCGGACGAAGCCGCCAGCCAGGATGTCTTCGTCTATGAGTTCGCGATTCCCGGCGCTTTCGGCATCGCCACCGCCGCGCGCGTGACCAACCTCGACAGCCAGACGCTGAACAGCCTCAGCCCGCTGCCGGCGGTACCCTTTGGCAATTTCCTCGGCAGCAGCAACACCGTGCCGCTGATCGGTGCGCAGGGCGAGAGCCGGGCGCACGATACGCGCTCGCTGCTGCGCTTCGATCCGGGCGCGCTGGGCATCGCCGCCGGGCAGGTGGTCAGCGCCAGCCTCAGGCTCTTCGCGCTGCCGGGTCTGCCGCCGTTCGACAATCCGACGCCGGCGCAAGCGATCACCACCGCTCTGCACCGCGTGACCGAAAGCTGGAGCGAGACCGGCGTCACCTGGGAGACGCAGCCGGCGGTATCCGGGCCAGTGACTTCGGTGACGCAGGACGGCGTGAACCAGTGGGTTTCCTTCGACGTCACCGCGCTGGTTCGTGACTGGCTGGCCGATCCGGCAGGCAACTTCGGTGTCGAGCTGCGGCAGCCGGATATCGTCATCGCCGCTTCAGGCAAGCCGCTCGCCTCGCTCTACGCGTCGTCCGCGTGGGCCGACGCCGGATTGCGGCCGATGCTCGAGATCTCGGCGATCCCGGAGCCGCCCACCGCGGCGCTGCTGGCGGGCGGGCTGGGTCTGTTTGGCTGGGTGCGACGGCGTCGGCAAATGGCCTGA